One segment of Theobroma cacao cultivar B97-61/B2 chromosome 9, Criollo_cocoa_genome_V2, whole genome shotgun sequence DNA contains the following:
- the LOC18588601 gene encoding transcription repressor OFP8, with amino-acid sequence MENGFKLRISRMFRSSFGSCRTRNISDVIEKAVFSPQNHNNLHLIEPLSSSSAKARPFPSICKPRCPESTQGAINPDCIMITPRETLPRRKVSARYPPFLVSSADFNGRNCPPASPISPLNLFSECKDFGFYEKKKSLTRNKKKTKKNNKRVHVKSKNVMSSTTTFFSSSSQESANHNYGGWWFSSEDETETLFSSRTLSSDSSESPRQRSYRKRSNSARRRRAKGRSCDMGVLPLEGTNKVKDSFAVVKSSSDPYNDFRTSMVEMIVERQIFAAKDLEQLLQCFLSLNSHHHHKIILEVFTEIMETLFSNWY; translated from the coding sequence ATGGAAAATGGATTCAAGCTACGAATCTCTCGCATGTTTCGATCCTCGTTTGGCTCCTGCCGGACCCGGAACATCTCGGACGTTATCGAAAAAGCCGTTTTCTCACCTCAAAACCACAACAACCTCCACTTGATCGAGCCACTGTCGTCCTCGTCAGCTAAGGCTCGACCCTTCCCATCCATTTGCAAACCCAGATGCCCTGAATCAACCCAAGGCGCCATCAATCCTGATTGTATCATGATCACTCCAAGAGAAACTCTTCCAAGGCGTAAAGTGTCTGCTCGTTACCCTCCTTTTCTTGTCTCCTCGGCTGATTTCAATGGCCGCAATTGCCCTCCTGCTTCCCCTATATCGCCTTTGAACCTGTTCTCCGAGTGTAAAGACTTTGGTTTCtatgagaaaaagaagagtttaaccagaaacaagaagaagacaaagaaaaataacaaaagggTTCATGTGAAAAGCAAGAATGTTATGTCTTCTACTACCACATTTTTCAGCTCATCTTCTCAAGAAAGTGCTAATCATAATTATGGTGGTTGGTGGTTTAGCAGTGAAGATGAAACCGAGACTCTTTTCTCTTCACGGACTCTCTCGTCGGATTCATCCGAGTCTCCCCGGCAACGTTCTTACAGGAAAAGGAGCAACAGTGCTCGTCGGAGAAGAGCTAAGGGCAGGAGCTGTGACATGGGGGTTTTACCTTTGGAAGGAACCAATaaagtaaaagacagctttgCTGTGGTGAAAAGTTCCAGTGATCCGTACAATGATTTCAGGACATCGATGGTGGAGATGATTGTTGAGAGACAGATATTTGCAGCGAAGGATCTCGAGCAACTGCTGCAGTGTTTTCTGTCACTGAACTCTCATCACCACCATAAGATTATCCTTGAGGTTTTCACAGAGATTATGGAGACCTTGTTCTCCAATTGGTATTGA
- the LOC18588602 gene encoding uncharacterized protein LOC18588602, whose protein sequence is MLLRNSISNTKKFFQKTLQSFRSLFSGGGVDYQKLPKTSPYNPSSFSTTAGFDINGPTSYQQDLENFYTDFTDRWESDKGKEKKRNKKKIVSTPTEQQKEGDKGGFTQFTKTSPTKKNTTQTREGNDDQSTKTRSAKVEKRQEDPYMKSSREARSLSVAQKLKELEMMDMSNVDHVLDIEEVLHYYSRLTCPAYLDILDKFFMDMCTEFLGPPASPKSVNSRPKFRSVRA, encoded by the coding sequence ATGCTGCTTAGAAATTCCATTTCCAACACCAAAAAGTTCTTTCAAAAAACCTTACAAAGTTTCAGGTCTTTATTCTCTGGTGGTGGTGTTGATTACCAAAAGCTACCCAAAACCTCTCCTTACAATCCCTCTTCTTTCAGTACTACTGCCGGCTTTGACATAAATGGCCCAACCAGTTACCAGCAAGACCTTGAAAATTTCTACACTGACTTCACTGACCGATGGGAATcggataaaggcaaggaaaagaagagaaacaagaagaagatagTGTCAACTCCAACagaacaacaaaaagaagGGGACAAAGGAGGTTTCACGCAGTTTACAAAGACGAGTCCGACGAAGAAGAATACAACACAAACAAGAGAGGGTAATGATGATCAGTCGACCAAAACGAGGAGTGCCAAGGTGGAAAAAAGGCAAGAAGATCCATATATGAAGAGTAGTAGAGAAGCAAGGAGTTTGTCAGTGGCACAAAAGCTGAAGGAGCTAGAGATGATGGATATGAGCAATGTGGATCATGTTCTAGACATTGAAGAGGTTCTTCATTACTATTCTCGCCTGACATGCCCTGCCTACCTTGACATTCTCGACAAGTTTTTCATGGACATGTGCACAGAATTCTTGGGACCGCCTGCTTCTCCAAAAAGTGTCAATTCAAGACCAAAATTTCGATCAGTGAGAGCCTGA